A genome region from Nocardia sp. NBC_01730 includes the following:
- a CDS encoding amylo-alpha-1,6-glucosidase: protein MSPAPLNSGEPTGFGGCGSVTLVEGGTFCLSNRLGDVELGKPHGLFFRDARVLSRWELLVNGKPAEPLSVLSPEAFAARFVLRRPPQAGLADSTLLVVRERIVADGMHELLTLENMGREPTAVLLELHVDADFVDLFAVKEGRAGHARADVTVADGELVLHDHTDRMRGISVSATVEPEVMPGTLVWRVIVPVGECWQTEIIAQPTLGNQRFQAVAPGEHFGVSAPGRKIEAWRDTATDIVASDPVLTRVLRRTESDLGALQIHDDTGAGRPFVAAGAPWFMTLFGRDSLLTAWMALPLEVDLALGTLQQLAELQGQEVNPLTEEEPGRIMHEMRRGPAGGQVLGGNIYYGTADATPLFVMLMAECHRWGADPEAIRELLPAADAALHWITDYGDRDGDGFVEYRRATDRGLINQGWKDSFDGINHATGHIAEGPIALCEVQGYVHAALVARAYLAEVFDDARLAGQLRERAAELRGKFAEQFWLPERGWYAVALDGGKRQVDSLTSNVAHCLWSGIASDEHAAELVTRMSGPEMDTGFGLRTLASNMGAYNPMSYHCGSVWPHDTAIAVAGLLRYRHVPGAVELATQLASGLLDAAAVFDGRLPELFCGFPRSRFASPVPYPTSCSPQAWASAAPLLLVRAFLGLDPDVPTRTLTVRPQLPLTWGRVSLRALRLGAITVDLEAEGGQITAARLPDDWRLVTR, encoded by the coding sequence TTGAGCCCGGCCCCCCTGAATTCCGGTGAGCCCACCGGATTCGGGGGGTGTGGCTCTGTCACCTTGGTAGAAGGCGGCACCTTCTGCCTGTCGAACCGGCTCGGCGATGTCGAGCTGGGCAAACCGCACGGCCTGTTCTTCCGGGACGCGCGCGTGCTGTCCCGGTGGGAGCTGCTGGTGAACGGCAAACCCGCCGAACCGCTGTCGGTGCTGAGCCCTGAGGCGTTCGCCGCCAGGTTCGTGCTGCGCAGGCCGCCACAGGCGGGCCTGGCCGACAGCACGTTGCTGGTGGTGCGCGAGCGGATCGTTGCCGACGGCATGCACGAGCTGCTGACGTTGGAGAACATGGGCCGTGAGCCGACGGCGGTCTTGCTGGAACTGCACGTCGACGCCGATTTCGTCGACCTTTTCGCGGTCAAGGAAGGCCGTGCCGGGCACGCACGGGCCGACGTGACGGTGGCCGACGGCGAGCTGGTGCTGCACGACCATACCGACCGGATGCGAGGCATCTCCGTCTCCGCGACGGTCGAACCCGAGGTGATGCCCGGCACGTTGGTATGGCGGGTGATCGTCCCGGTCGGTGAGTGCTGGCAGACCGAGATCATCGCCCAGCCGACATTGGGCAACCAGCGTTTTCAAGCGGTCGCCCCCGGCGAGCACTTCGGCGTCAGCGCGCCGGGACGCAAGATCGAGGCTTGGCGGGATACCGCCACCGACATCGTCGCATCGGATCCGGTGCTCACCCGGGTGCTGCGCCGTACCGAAAGTGACCTGGGCGCATTGCAGATTCACGACGACACCGGCGCCGGTCGGCCGTTCGTCGCGGCGGGCGCGCCATGGTTCATGACCCTGTTCGGCCGGGACAGTCTGCTCACCGCGTGGATGGCGCTGCCGCTGGAAGTCGACCTGGCGCTCGGCACGCTGCAGCAGCTGGCGGAACTGCAAGGCCAGGAGGTCAATCCGCTCACCGAGGAGGAGCCGGGGCGCATCATGCACGAGATGCGTCGCGGTCCGGCGGGCGGTCAGGTACTCGGCGGCAATATCTACTACGGAACCGCCGACGCGACACCGCTGTTCGTGATGCTGATGGCCGAATGCCATCGCTGGGGCGCGGATCCCGAGGCGATCAGGGAGCTGTTGCCCGCCGCCGACGCGGCGTTGCACTGGATCACCGACTACGGCGACCGCGACGGCGATGGTTTCGTCGAATATCGCCGCGCGACCGACCGCGGGCTGATCAACCAGGGCTGGAAGGACAGCTTCGACGGCATCAACCATGCCACCGGTCATATCGCCGAGGGGCCGATCGCGCTGTGCGAGGTGCAGGGATACGTGCACGCGGCGCTGGTCGCCAGGGCCTACCTTGCCGAGGTATTCGATGACGCCCGGTTGGCCGGGCAGCTACGGGAGCGTGCCGCGGAGCTGCGCGGCAAGTTCGCCGAGCAGTTCTGGCTTCCTGAGCGGGGCTGGTACGCCGTCGCTCTGGACGGCGGCAAGCGTCAGGTCGACTCGCTGACCAGCAATGTGGCGCACTGCCTCTGGTCGGGGATCGCGAGTGACGAGCACGCGGCCGAACTGGTGACACGGATGTCGGGCCCGGAGATGGACACCGGCTTCGGGTTGCGCACCTTGGCGTCGAACATGGGCGCCTACAACCCGATGAGCTACCACTGCGGCTCGGTCTGGCCGCACGACACGGCGATCGCGGTGGCCGGCCTGCTGCGCTACCGGCACGTGCCCGGCGCGGTCGAGCTGGCGACCCAGCTGGCCTCCGGATTGCTGGACGCGGCAGCGGTTTTCGACGGGCGACTGCCCGAGCTGTTCTGTGGCTTTCCGCGGTCACGGTTCGCCAGCCCCGTTCCGTATCCGACGTCCTGCTCGCCGCAGGCGTGGGCCAGCGCCGCGCCGTTGCTGCTGGTGCGCGCGTTCCTCGGCCTCGACCCGGATGTGCCGACCCGCACCCTCACCGTGCGTCCGCAGCTGCCGCTGACGTGGGGCAGGGTCTCGCTCCGAGCGTTGCGCCTCGGCGCGATCACCGTCGACTTGGAAGCGGAGGGCGGCCAGATCACCGCGGCACGACTGCCCGACGACTGGCGGTTGGTCACCCGATGA
- a CDS encoding glutathionylspermidine synthase family protein, with translation MRRVRDTPRPGWQQTIEGQGLVYGSPGRDASGQPRPYWDESIHYEFDMPEILALEADVELLHSMCLNAVEHIVLTERFADFGLPEWSWGPIAESWRRSDPYVYGRFDLRYDARRPAKLLEYNADTPTSLLEAAIVQWHWLTDRYPGGDQWNSLHEKLVERWSTLRDVLPTAQLHFTWSGADATGEDNVTTAYLQETAAEAGFDTIALPIEEVGFDSELERFVDLAEAPIEAIFKLYPWEWALDDDFGKRVVDSLPQTMWVEPLWKTLLSNKAILAVLWEMYPGHPNLLPAYLDQPNELTEYIRKPKLGREGANMTIVGAGMETATGGVYGEEGYVYQLLDPLPEFDDMRPVLGAWIVGDTAAGLGIRETAGLITDDGSAFVPHRIITD, from the coding sequence ATGCGGCGCGTGCGCGATACGCCCCGGCCGGGCTGGCAGCAGACCATCGAGGGCCAGGGCCTGGTCTACGGTTCACCGGGACGGGACGCGAGCGGCCAGCCGAGGCCGTACTGGGACGAGTCCATCCACTACGAGTTCGATATGCCGGAGATCCTCGCCTTGGAGGCCGACGTCGAACTGCTGCACTCGATGTGCCTGAACGCGGTGGAACACATCGTGCTCACCGAACGGTTCGCCGATTTCGGTCTGCCCGAGTGGAGCTGGGGCCCGATCGCCGAATCCTGGAGGCGCTCCGACCCGTACGTGTACGGGCGTTTCGATCTGCGCTACGACGCGCGCAGGCCCGCGAAACTGCTGGAGTACAACGCGGATACGCCGACCTCGCTGCTGGAGGCTGCGATCGTGCAGTGGCACTGGCTCACCGACCGCTACCCTGGTGGCGACCAGTGGAACTCGTTGCACGAGAAGCTCGTCGAGCGCTGGAGCACGCTGCGCGACGTGCTACCGACGGCACAGCTGCACTTCACCTGGTCCGGCGCGGACGCGACCGGCGAGGACAACGTCACGACGGCGTACCTGCAGGAGACCGCCGCCGAGGCCGGGTTCGACACCATCGCGCTCCCGATCGAGGAGGTCGGATTCGATTCGGAACTGGAACGTTTCGTCGACCTGGCCGAGGCGCCGATCGAGGCGATCTTCAAGCTGTACCCCTGGGAGTGGGCGCTCGACGACGACTTCGGCAAGCGGGTAGTCGACAGCCTGCCGCAGACCATGTGGGTCGAACCGCTGTGGAAGACCCTGCTGAGCAACAAGGCGATCCTCGCCGTGCTGTGGGAGATGTACCCGGGGCACCCGAACCTGTTGCCTGCCTACCTCGATCAACCCAACGAGCTCACCGAGTACATCCGCAAACCGAAGCTGGGACGCGAAGGCGCCAACATGACCATCGTCGGCGCGGGCATGGAAACCGCCACCGGCGGGGTATACGGCGAAGAAGGCTACGTCTACCAATTGCTCGACCCGCTCCCGGAATTCGACGACATGCGCCCGGTGCTCGGCGCCTGGATCGTCGGTGATACCGCGGCGGGCCTCGGCATCCGCGAGACCGCGGGCCTGATCACCGACGACGGCTCCGCCTTCGTTCCACACCGCATCATTACCGACTAG
- a CDS encoding acylphosphatase produces the protein MDDPIRLSAWVHGWVQGVGFRWWTRARALELGLVGHATNARDGRVHVVAQGPRQACERLLELLRSGTPPGRVTLVVESWEPARGDLTGFEER, from the coding sequence ATGGACGACCCCATTCGGTTGAGCGCCTGGGTGCACGGCTGGGTCCAGGGAGTGGGTTTCCGCTGGTGGACACGGGCGCGCGCGTTGGAACTAGGGCTGGTCGGGCACGCGACCAACGCCAGAGACGGCCGCGTGCACGTGGTCGCGCAAGGACCGCGACAGGCTTGCGAAAGGTTGCTCGAGCTCTTGCGTTCCGGGACTCCACCTGGTCGGGTGACCCTGGTTGTGGAAAGCTGGGAGCCCGCGCGGGGTGATTTGACCGGTTTCGAGGAGCGGTAG
- a CDS encoding DUF350 domain-containing protein, with product MTAVALESGYWSSLGEGVGAIILYALVGLVLMLVGFYAIDLTTPGKLRTLVVAGKPNAIVVTAAGMISMAFIVVLAIFAVGGGGKLSEGLIASLVFGLVGIVAQVISVRVIERALGIDIGAALHSDTYTTEVLVVAAAHFALGLVVAFAIL from the coding sequence ATGACCGCAGTCGCCCTCGAATCGGGGTACTGGAGCTCGCTCGGCGAGGGCGTGGGAGCGATCATCCTCTACGCCCTGGTCGGCTTGGTGCTCATGCTCGTCGGGTTCTACGCCATCGACCTGACCACGCCGGGCAAGCTGCGCACACTGGTGGTGGCGGGCAAGCCGAACGCCATCGTCGTCACCGCGGCGGGCATGATCAGCATGGCGTTCATCGTCGTGCTTGCCATCTTCGCCGTCGGCGGCGGCGGCAAACTCTCCGAGGGGCTGATCGCCTCGCTCGTGTTCGGCCTGGTCGGAATCGTCGCGCAGGTCATCTCGGTCCGCGTCATCGAGCGGGCGCTCGGCATCGACATCGGCGCCGCTCTGCACTCCGACACCTACACCACCGAGGTTCTGGTCGTGGCCGCCGCGCACTTCGCTCTCGGATTGGTCGTCGCCTTCGCCATTCTGTAA
- a CDS encoding response regulator: MSLTAQEAVVTKTPEAVATKVLVVDDEPQIVRALRINLSVRGYEVITAATGGAALRAAADKHPDVVILDLGLPDMDGIEVLAGLRGWTSAPVIVLSARTDSTDKVEALDAGADDYVTKPFGMDELLARLRAAVRRGATDTDASDPVVVTSSFTVDLAAKKVTKHGETVHLTPTEWGMLEMLVRNRGKLVGRRELLREVWGPSYATETHYLRVYLAQLRRKLEVDPSHPRHLLTEAGMGYRFQE; encoded by the coding sequence GTGTCCCTGACAGCACAGGAGGCGGTGGTGACGAAAACACCCGAGGCGGTGGCGACCAAGGTACTCGTGGTCGACGACGAACCGCAGATCGTGCGCGCGCTGCGGATCAACCTGTCGGTTCGCGGCTACGAGGTGATCACCGCGGCGACCGGTGGCGCCGCCCTGCGCGCGGCCGCCGACAAACATCCGGACGTGGTGATCCTCGACCTCGGCCTACCCGACATGGACGGCATCGAGGTACTCGCCGGGCTGCGCGGCTGGACGTCGGCGCCGGTGATCGTGCTGTCCGCGCGGACCGACTCGACCGACAAGGTCGAGGCGCTCGACGCGGGCGCCGACGACTACGTCACCAAGCCGTTCGGAATGGACGAGCTGCTTGCCCGGCTGCGCGCCGCCGTCCGCCGCGGCGCCACCGACACCGACGCGTCGGACCCCGTGGTGGTGACCTCGTCGTTCACCGTCGACCTGGCCGCCAAGAAGGTCACCAAGCACGGCGAGACCGTGCACCTGACGCCGACCGAGTGGGGCATGCTCGAGATGCTGGTGCGCAACCGCGGCAAGCTGGTCGGACGACGTGAGCTGCTGCGCGAGGTGTGGGGTCCGTCCTACGCCACCGAAACGCACTATCTGCGGGTATATCTGGCGCAGCTGCGGCGCAAGCTGGAAGTCGATCCGTCACACCCGAGACACCTGCTCACCGAGGCCGGGATGGGCTACCGGTTTCAGGAGTAG
- a CDS encoding OsmC family protein, with translation MAEQTATPATATAAPVEHGPTTLWVERTGTRAYTGRSSRGAEVRIGSQGVAGVFTPGELLKIALAACSGLSADFPLSRKLGENFDATIRVSGDADRENEVYPQLDEVFELDLSELDDEARERLLVTVQRAIDKVCTVGRTLRAGSKVTLSFDVEA, from the coding sequence ATGGCTGAACAGACCGCTACACCCGCCACCGCCACCGCGGCGCCGGTCGAGCATGGCCCGACCACACTGTGGGTCGAGCGCACCGGGACCAGGGCCTACACCGGTCGCAGCTCCCGCGGCGCCGAGGTCCGGATCGGGTCGCAGGGCGTCGCCGGCGTGTTCACACCGGGCGAGCTGCTGAAGATCGCCTTGGCTGCCTGCTCGGGCCTGAGTGCGGATTTCCCACTGTCGCGCAAGCTCGGCGAGAACTTCGACGCGACCATCCGGGTGTCCGGCGACGCCGATCGGGAGAACGAGGTCTACCCACAGCTGGACGAGGTGTTCGAGCTCGACCTCAGCGAACTCGACGACGAGGCACGCGAGCGGTTGCTCGTCACCGTGCAGCGCGCGATCGACAAGGTGTGCACCGTCGGGCGGACGCTGCGGGCCGGATCCAAGGTGACCTTGTCGTTCGACGTCGAGGCCTGA
- a CDS encoding sensor histidine kinase KdpD: protein MKRGQLRIYLGAAPGVGKTYAMLGEAHRRLERGRDVVAAVVETHGREKTAQLLEGIERIPPKLIEYRGTTFPELDVEAVLKRAPAVVLVDELAHTNTPGSTHEKRWQDVADLLDAGIDVISTVNVQHLESLNDVVEQITGIQQRETVPDAVVRGADQVELVDITPEALRRRLSHGNVYAAEKIDAAMRNYFRAGNLTALRELALLWLADQVDAALAKYRADHKITELWEARERVVVAVTGGPESETIVRRASRIATKSSADLVVVHVVRGDGLAGVSTERLARLRELAASLDASLHTVTGDDVPSALLEFAREANATQLVLGTSRRSRWARMFDEGIGSTVVQHSAKIDVHMVTHEEAHRGLRRYAFRPRRPVTAWLAAVLVPVLVCAVSSTYLDSVLDLGGLSAVFVVGVVAVALLGGIVPASASALLSGLLLNWFFAPPRYSLTIAEPDSFVTVIVLLIVAVAVAALVDVAAKRTRQARKASRQAELLTMFSGAVLHGADLPKLLEQIRETFTQRAVSLVAGDLVLAEVGIDPPRLPADASTVVEAGDAHHWLLLAGRPLPTADRTVLNAVANQAVGLVRQSRLAEEAGAAAALLEADRLRRALLSAVSHDLRTPLAGAKAAVSSLRSDDIEFSPEDTAELLETIEESVDQLTALVGNLLDSSRLAVGVVTPQLRRVYLDEVAHRALVSVGMGARGLRRAAMDRVGVDVGDISVRADGGLLERVLANLIDNALRHAPRDTPVRITADRTGDRVSVAVVDTGPGVPHGAEEQLFEPFQRLGDRDNTTGVGLGLSVVRGFVEAMGGTVHAEPTPGGGLTMLVDLPADELRPPDDAGADVPHETTSAGE, encoded by the coding sequence GTGAAACGCGGCCAGCTGCGCATCTACCTGGGCGCCGCGCCGGGAGTCGGCAAGACCTACGCCATGCTCGGCGAGGCACACCGGCGGCTGGAGCGTGGCCGCGACGTGGTGGCCGCGGTCGTCGAGACGCACGGCAGGGAGAAGACCGCGCAGCTGCTCGAGGGCATCGAGCGCATTCCGCCGAAGCTGATCGAGTATCGCGGAACCACGTTTCCGGAGCTCGACGTCGAGGCGGTGCTGAAGCGCGCGCCCGCGGTGGTGCTGGTCGACGAGCTCGCGCACACGAACACGCCGGGCAGCACGCACGAGAAGCGCTGGCAGGACGTGGCGGATCTGCTCGACGCCGGCATCGACGTGATCTCCACGGTCAATGTGCAGCACCTGGAGAGCCTCAACGACGTCGTCGAGCAGATCACCGGCATCCAGCAGCGCGAAACCGTGCCGGACGCCGTGGTGCGCGGCGCGGACCAGGTGGAGCTGGTCGATATCACGCCGGAGGCGTTGCGGCGCAGGCTATCCCACGGCAACGTATACGCCGCCGAGAAGATCGACGCGGCGATGCGCAACTATTTCCGGGCCGGAAACCTCACGGCATTGCGCGAGTTGGCGCTGCTGTGGCTGGCCGACCAGGTCGACGCAGCGCTGGCCAAGTATCGCGCCGACCACAAGATCACCGAGCTGTGGGAGGCGCGGGAGCGGGTCGTGGTCGCGGTGACCGGCGGCCCGGAGTCGGAGACCATCGTGCGCAGGGCGAGCCGGATCGCCACGAAATCCAGCGCCGACCTGGTGGTGGTGCACGTCGTGCGCGGCGACGGGCTGGCCGGGGTCTCCACCGAGCGCCTCGCCAGGCTCCGTGAGCTCGCGGCCAGCCTGGACGCCTCGCTGCACACCGTCACCGGCGACGACGTGCCCTCGGCCCTGCTGGAGTTCGCGCGCGAGGCGAACGCCACCCAGCTGGTACTCGGCACCTCGCGGCGCTCGCGCTGGGCACGGATGTTCGACGAGGGCATCGGGTCGACCGTGGTGCAGCACTCCGCGAAGATCGACGTGCACATGGTGACGCATGAGGAGGCCCACCGCGGTTTGCGCCGGTACGCGTTCCGGCCGCGCAGACCCGTGACCGCCTGGCTCGCCGCGGTTCTCGTGCCCGTGCTGGTGTGCGCGGTCAGCTCCACGTACCTGGACAGCGTGCTGGATCTCGGCGGGCTCAGCGCGGTGTTCGTGGTCGGCGTCGTCGCGGTGGCGTTGCTGGGCGGCATTGTGCCCGCGTCGGCATCGGCGCTGCTGTCCGGCCTGCTGTTGAACTGGTTCTTCGCGCCGCCGCGCTACAGCCTGACCATCGCCGAGCCGGACAGCTTCGTCACGGTGATCGTGCTGCTCATCGTCGCCGTCGCGGTCGCGGCGCTGGTCGACGTGGCCGCGAAGCGGACAAGGCAGGCGCGCAAAGCCTCTCGGCAGGCCGAACTGCTGACCATGTTCTCCGGCGCCGTCCTGCACGGCGCGGATCTGCCCAAGCTGCTCGAACAGATCAGAGAGACCTTCACCCAACGCGCGGTCAGCCTGGTGGCGGGCGACCTGGTGCTTGCCGAGGTCGGCATCGACCCGCCGCGCCTGCCGGCCGACGCGAGCACCGTGGTCGAGGCGGGCGACGCGCACCACTGGCTGCTGCTCGCGGGCCGACCGCTGCCGACGGCCGACCGTACCGTCCTCAACGCGGTGGCCAATCAGGCGGTCGGACTGGTGCGGCAGTCCCGCCTCGCCGAGGAGGCCGGCGCCGCGGCGGCGCTGTTGGAAGCCGACCGGCTACGCCGGGCGCTGCTCTCGGCGGTCAGCCACGACCTGCGCACGCCCCTGGCGGGAGCCAAGGCCGCCGTCTCCAGCCTGCGCAGCGACGACATCGAATTCTCCCCGGAGGACACCGCCGAACTGCTGGAGACAATCGAGGAGTCGGTGGATCAGCTCACCGCGCTGGTCGGCAACCTGCTCGACTCGTCGCGGCTCGCGGTCGGCGTGGTGACGCCGCAGCTGCGGCGGGTGTACCTGGACGAGGTAGCGCACCGCGCGCTGGTGAGCGTCGGAATGGGCGCGCGCGGGCTGCGACGCGCCGCAATGGACCGGGTCGGGGTCGACGTCGGCGACATCTCGGTGCGGGCCGATGGCGGCCTGCTGGAACGGGTGCTGGCCAACCTGATCGACAACGCGCTGCGTCACGCGCCACGCGATACCCCGGTCCGGATCACCGCCGACCGCACCGGCGACCGCGTCTCGGTCGCCGTCGTCGACACCGGTCCCGGCGTCCCGCACGGCGCGGAGGAGCAGCTCTTCGAGCCGTTTCAGCGCCTCGGCGATCGAGACAACACCACGGGTGTCGGGCTCGGTCTGTCGGTGGTGCGCGGATTCGTAGAGGCGATGGGCGGGACGGTGCACGCCGAGCCGACGCCGGGGGGAGGATTGACCATGCTGGTCGATCTGCCTGCGGACGAGTTACGGCCCCCCGACGACGCGGGCGCGGATGTCCCGCACGAAACGACAAGCGCAGGTGAGTGA
- the kdpF gene encoding K(+)-transporting ATPase subunit F has product MARGWRLSSHVCRAVHGAHRGGVRAAGTDPAWGGEAVIANLAGLVLAVGVAVYLVVALLFPERF; this is encoded by the coding sequence ATGGCGCGCGGATGGAGGTTGTCGAGTCATGTCTGTCGTGCTGTTCACGGCGCTCACCGTGGCGGCGTTCGCGCTGCTGGGACTGATCCAGCGTGGGGTGGAGAAGCTGTGATCGCGAACCTGGCCGGTCTGGTTCTCGCTGTCGGCGTCGCTGTCTACCTGGTCGTGGCGCTGCTGTTTCCCGAGAGGTTCTAG